ATCGTAGTCGTATTGAATCAGTTCCTTGCCGCCTGTTTTGAACGGGCGGGCGGTTCCCGGGACGCGCAGGTTCTGGTGGACCGCGTCCCAGTCCTTCTCCAGGAAGACGGCTATGCCGCGCCCCTCGCGGCGCATGGCGGCCTCGAGTTCCTCGACGGACCGGCACACGCGCCCGGGCCGCCGGGCATAGTAGGCGAAAATTTCCCCGTTGTACTGGTAGATCAGCAGGGGATGGCCCGGCGGGATTTTCGCCTGCGCCTCGTGGACCAGGATTGTTGGGGTCTTGAGTGGGTTAATAGCAGGATAAATCCATGTTCCGACGCCCCACTGGACGAGGAACATGGTCGCGGCGATCGCGTAGAACACGCGGAGGGAAATCCCGCGCCGGCGCAGTTCCGCGATCATCCAGGCCGCGCCGCCCAGGGCCGCGAGGCCCACGGGCCAGAGGGAAGCCGCCGGGATGGGAAGTCGCGGGAAAAGGCCGGCGGCCAGGCAACCGATGCCGGCGACCAGGTACACGCCCAGGAAGGCGTAGACGCCGAACTTGATCCATCCCCCGGGCGAGCGCGCCATGTCCGCCCACGCGCCGCCCAGAAGAATCGCCACAGCGGGAAACGCTCCCAGGATATAGATGTGACGCTTGCTGTGGCTCAACGTGAAGAAGACGATCACGAACAGGATCCAGCCGGCGAGTCGACGGCGGGATCCCCGGGTCTCGGGGTCGCGGGCCACGGCCAGGCACGCGGCCGGAAGGAGCAAGGTCCACGGGAACAGGTCCGCGGGCAAGGTGGCCAGGAAATAGTACCAGGGCTGCTCGTGGCCCAGTTCGCCGGCAGCGCGCGCGATGTTCTGCTGGTAGAGCACGGCGCGGAAGTATCCCTCCGGCGCACCCTGCCACCAGACCAGGCCCAGCCAGGCCGCCGGGAAAGTCAGGGTGATCAGCGGACCCCACAGCCAGTGCCATTTCTTCAGGCATCGCCCCTCTCCGGCCGCCCAGCGCAGGGCCGCGTAGGCGCCGGCAGGGACGAAAAACCCGACGGGCCCCTTCGCCAGGATAGCCAGGCCCATGCAGGCATAGGCCAGGGCCGGCCGCCAGAGGCCCGGGGCGTCGTCGTTGCGGACCAGCAGGTAGATCGCCGCGGTAGTCAGGCCCAGCAGAAGGCCGTCGATCCGGCCGAACCCGATTTCATGCCAGAAGAGGTAGTTCGTGCACAGCACCAGCACGGCGGGCCAGGCGGCCGCCGGGCCGCGCCAGCGTTCGGCCAGGCGCGCGACCATCCAGAGCGTCGCCAGGCCCGCGAGGAAGCCGGGCAGGCGCGAGGTCACGCGGCCAATGGGCAGGCCGGTGAGCCGGGAAAACGCGTTGTTCAGCCAGAAGAGCAGCGGGGGCTTGTCCACGTAGACCTCGCCGTTCCGGTGCGGGACCAGCCAGTGGCCGCCGGCGCGCATCTCGTCCGCGACATACGCGTAGCGCACCTCGTCCGGCGTCCACAGGTCGCGGCGGACCATCTCGCCGACCCAGAGGAAGGCGGCGACAAGAAGTAGGTGGACGAAGGCGGGACGGGTCATGACAGGATCTTTCATGCGTGTTACTCGGCCCCGAGTACGATCAGGCTGCCCACCACGCCCCCGAGAAAATCGAAGACGAGGTCCTTCCCGCTGAAGTATTTCCCCAGCGGCTTTTCATCCACCCATTCCTTGACCGCACCCAGGCCCGTGGCGGTTCCCACGCCGATGAAGAAGGTTTGCGCATCCGACCGGCCGTTGTGTTCAGCGGCGGCGGCCGCCGCCGCGCCCATCAGGCCGAAGCTGATGAAATGCCCGGCCTTGTCGGGCGCGATCCAATGGTCCTTGGGGTGCTGAAACGTCATGCACCCGGAGCCATAGATCGCCAGGAACAGCAGGGTGAAAAAGACGAGCAGGCGGCGGATCGGCCGCCCCGGCTGGCAAACTGGAGGGGCGTCGTACATCACCGGTCCATGTTGTAACTCGTTGAAAGCTCGGTCCAGGGCGGCTGGTAGAACTCCAGGAAAGTCGCCGTCTTGCGCCACCCGGTCTTCCGCACCAGGTCCGACAGGTTCAAGGCGATCCCGGCGTACAGGACGCGGTGCGGATCGCCGTAGTGGCACCAATCCTGCGGTTCGTAGCCTCGCGTGTAGTACCCGGCATGGAATTCGAGATACTTCAGCCAGGTCGAGGACAGGGCCTCCACCCCGCGGCCCTTGAAGGCCAGCAGATACGTGAAGCCGGAGTAGTCGCTGATGTAATCCGTGGTATGGCCGTTGAGGGAGCCCCAGGACGGGAAGTACGAAACCCGGAAATCCACCAACCCCCGCAGGGCCGGATGCTCCCGCCGCAGATATCCCCACAGGGCGCCCACCGCGTCCGCCGCGAGGTCTTCCAGGGAAAAGCCGTGGTTGCTGAAGGCATCCCCGAACTCGATCATGAAAAACGTGGCGAAGCCGGACAGGGCTCCGAGCCGAGAGGCCACGTGGCGGTCGTAGCCCCACTTCTCGTATACCGCGCCGTAGCTCATGGTGCCCACATACGTGCTGAACGCGTGGCCCAGCTTGTCGGCCCCGCCGTGGATGCTGTCCTGCTGAAACCAGCCCTCGTTGACGAACTGAAATGCGTGCCCGCCGTATCCCCAGAAGAGCAGGCCGTACAGGGCCATCCCGCCGATGACGGCCGTGTTGAGCAGTTCCACCTTCTTTTCCTTGGGCCATTGCGACCACCGGCCCGGGCCGGTCCACGGCCGCCTCGGCCGGGCCAGGCTCGGGATGAGCCGCAACGCCCGTTCCGGGCATTCCGGTCGCCCCCAGGAGCAGGAACACCAGGCCCCGTTTCCAGGGCCGCAGGCTGTGAAGAAGACGCGTCATCCATGCAGGCTAAACCACGCCGATTCCGAAGACCAGCGTAGGACAGCACACCCGGCGCCCGCCATGGCGTAATTCTTAAGATTTCTTAAGCCTGGGCGCGGCCGTCCGCGCCTTGCAGGTACTCGCGCAGCGTCACGCGGCCGCGCGGCGGCGAACACACGTCGCGCGTGGACATGAACAACAGCAGCCGCCCCATGGCATGGTGCCGCGGGGAGAAAGGCCGAAGCACGGCCAGCGTCGCCCGGCAAACCCCCGCCGGTACGCGGACGATCCGCGGCGGCCGGTTCTGCACCTCGAAGCAGGTACGGCAGATATCCAGCCAGCTCAAGTGCTCCGGGCCGCCCGCCTCGACGACCTCATAGATCACCGTTTCCATATCGGCCAACATGATGGCCGCCAGGTCTACGACGTGGATGGGCGTGCTTTTTTCCACGCCGCGCCCGATGACGAACAGCGGTCCGCGCGCGGCCATCTTTTTCATCTCCGCCAGGTCGGAGAAAAAGCCGCCCGACCGGAAGATCACCCACGGCACCGCGGACGCGCGCAGGGCCGTCTCGAACCGGTGCTTCGCGGCCAGCAACGGCGCCTCCCGGCGCCCCTCCGGCGTGCCCGCGGGCGAGAT
This is a stretch of genomic DNA from Kiritimatiellia bacterium. It encodes these proteins:
- a CDS encoding glycosyltransferase family 39 protein translates to MKDPVMTRPAFVHLLLVAAFLWVGEMVRRDLWTPDEVRYAYVADEMRAGGHWLVPHRNGEVYVDKPPLLFWLNNAFSRLTGLPIGRVTSRLPGFLAGLATLWMVARLAERWRGPAAAWPAVLVLCTNYLFWHEIGFGRIDGLLLGLTTAAIYLLVRNDDAPGLWRPALAYACMGLAILAKGPVGFFVPAGAYAALRWAAGEGRCLKKWHWLWGPLITLTFPAAWLGLVWWQGAPEGYFRAVLYQQNIARAAGELGHEQPWYYFLATLPADLFPWTLLLPAACLAVARDPETRGSRRRLAGWILFVIVFFTLSHSKRHIYILGAFPAVAILLGGAWADMARSPGGWIKFGVYAFLGVYLVAGIGCLAAGLFPRLPIPAASLWPVGLAALGGAAWMIAELRRRGISLRVFYAIAATMFLVQWGVGTWIYPAINPLKTPTILVHEAQAKIPPGHPLLIYQYNGEIFAYYARRPGRVCRSVEELEAAMRREGRGIAVFLEKDWDAVHQNLRVPGTARPFKTGGKELIQYDYDAGPAGA
- a CDS encoding DUF2279 domain-containing protein: MRLIPSLARPRRPWTGPGRWSQWPKEKKVELLNTAVIGGMALYGLLFWGYGGHAFQFVNEGWFQQDSIHGGADKLGHAFSTYVGTMSYGAVYEKWGYDRHVASRLGALSGFATFFMIEFGDAFSNHGFSLEDLAADAVGALWGYLRREHPALRGLVDFRVSYFPSWGSLNGHTTDYISDYSGFTYLLAFKGRGVEALSSTWLKYLEFHAGYYTRGYEPQDWCHYGDPHRVLYAGIALNLSDLVRKTGWRKTATFLEFYQPPWTELSTSYNMDR
- a CDS encoding NAD(P)H-binding protein codes for the protein MKMLIAGAGGVLGKELVRQALARGNEVRALVLSRRELAGLDHPLLEIREADVTRPETLRGVCDGFDRVISCVGITRLKGRLTHDDVDFRGNLNLLREAEKSRVGKFGFISPAGTPEGRREAPLLAAKHRFETALRASAVPWVIFRSGGFFSDLAEMKKMAARGPLFVIGRGVEKSTPIHVVDLAAIMLADMETVIYEVVEAGGPEHLSWLDICRTCFEVQNRPPRIVRVPAGVCRATLAVLRPFSPRHHAMGRLLLFMSTRDVCSPPRGRVTLREYLQGADGRAQA